A genomic stretch from Thermomonospora umbrina includes:
- a CDS encoding MBL fold metallo-hydrolase: MRVTVIGCSGSFPGPESPASCYLVEAEGFSLLLDLGNGAVGSLQRFHDVLDIDAACITHLHPDHCLDLTVYWIARVYCPFGRAPVIPVYGPDGTAEHLAKAYELEPNPDMGAAFDFRLFPPEPFEIGPFRVTAGAMNHPVEAYGLRIEHGGSVLTYSGDTGESDTLVELARDSDLFICEAAFVESRPNPPDMHLTGREAGEHAARAAARRLVLTHLLPWNDPAVTLAEAKMSDYAGPIEIAQVGTVYDL, from the coding sequence GTGCGGGTCACTGTGATCGGCTGTTCCGGCAGCTTTCCCGGGCCGGAGAGTCCGGCGTCCTGCTATCTGGTGGAGGCGGAGGGTTTCTCCCTGCTGCTCGATCTCGGCAATGGCGCGGTCGGCTCTCTCCAGCGTTTCCATGACGTGCTCGACATCGACGCGGCCTGTATCACCCATCTGCATCCGGACCACTGTCTCGACCTGACGGTGTACTGGATCGCCCGGGTGTACTGCCCGTTCGGCCGCGCCCCCGTCATTCCCGTGTACGGGCCCGACGGAACGGCCGAGCACCTCGCCAAGGCGTACGAGCTCGAGCCCAATCCCGACATGGGCGCGGCCTTCGACTTCCGGCTGTTCCCGCCCGAGCCGTTCGAGATCGGGCCCTTCCGGGTGACGGCCGGGGCGATGAACCATCCGGTCGAGGCGTACGGGCTGCGCATCGAGCACGGCGGCAGCGTGCTGACGTACTCGGGCGACACCGGCGAGAGCGACACCCTGGTCGAGCTGGCCCGCGACAGCGACCTGTTCATCTGCGAGGCCGCGTTCGTCGAGTCGCGGCCCAACCCGCCCGACATGCACCTGACCGGCCGGGAGGCCGGCGAGCACGCCGCCCGGGCCGCCGCCCGGCGGCTGGTGCTCACCCACCTGCTGCCCTGGAACGACCCGGCGGTCACCCTCGCCGAGGCCAAGATGAGCGACTACGCGGGTCCCATCGAGATCGCCCAGGTCGGCACCGTCTACGACCTGTAG
- the rph gene encoding ribonuclease PH encodes MARPDDRAPDQLRPVRIQRGWLDHAEGSVLIEFGGTRVLCAASVQDSVPRWRRESGLGWLTAEYAMLPRATNTRGDRESVKGRLGGRTQEISRLIGRSIRACVDFKALGENTVVLDCDVLQADGGTRTAAITGAYVALADAVSWMRERKMTKGDPLIDSVSAVSVGVIDGEPRLDLCYLEDVKAGTDMNVVCTGGGSFVEVQGTAEGRPFDRSELDALLDLALGGCTELTRLQNEALGR; translated from the coding sequence ATGGCACGCCCTGACGATCGCGCACCCGACCAGCTCCGCCCCGTCCGCATCCAGCGAGGCTGGCTCGACCACGCCGAGGGCTCGGTGCTCATCGAGTTCGGCGGCACCCGCGTGCTGTGCGCGGCCTCGGTCCAGGACTCGGTGCCCCGCTGGCGTCGGGAGAGCGGCCTCGGCTGGCTCACCGCCGAGTACGCGATGCTGCCCCGGGCCACCAACACCCGCGGCGACCGCGAGTCGGTGAAGGGCCGGCTCGGCGGGCGCACCCAGGAGATCTCCCGGCTGATCGGCCGGTCGATCCGCGCGTGCGTGGACTTCAAGGCCCTCGGGGAGAACACCGTCGTCCTCGACTGCGACGTGCTCCAGGCCGACGGCGGCACCCGCACCGCCGCCATCACGGGCGCCTACGTGGCGCTCGCCGACGCGGTGAGCTGGATGCGCGAGCGCAAGATGACCAAGGGCGACCCGCTGATCGACTCGGTGTCGGCGGTCAGCGTCGGCGTCATCGACGGCGAGCCCCGGCTCGACCTCTGCTACCTCGAGGACGTCAAGGCGGGCACCGACATGAACGTCGTGTGCACCGGCGGCGGCAGCTTCGTCGAGGTCCAGGGCACCGCCGAGGGCCGCCCGTTCGACCGTTCCGAGCTGGACGCGCTGCTCGACCTGGCGTTGGGCGGCTGCACCGAGCTGACCCGACTGCAGAACGAGGCGCTCGGCCGATGA
- the rdgB gene encoding RdgB/HAM1 family non-canonical purine NTP pyrophosphatase: MTRIVLATRNDGKIAELHRILDGVDVAGLAEFPAAPDVPETESSFAGNALLKARAIAAHTGLPAVADDSGLCVDALNGMPGVLSARWSGRLGSATGDKDRANLDLVLDQIADVAPELRRAHFACAAALVLPTGEERVVEGRMTGHLIDAPRGTGGFGYDPIFVPDGETRTTAEMFPEEKDAVSHRGKAFRALAAVLPEVLGLRSE, encoded by the coding sequence ATGACCCGGATCGTCCTCGCCACCCGCAACGACGGCAAGATCGCCGAGCTGCACCGGATCCTGGACGGGGTGGACGTGGCGGGCCTGGCGGAGTTCCCCGCCGCGCCCGACGTCCCCGAGACCGAGTCGAGCTTCGCCGGCAACGCGCTGCTCAAGGCGCGCGCCATCGCCGCCCACACCGGGCTGCCCGCCGTCGCCGACGACTCGGGCCTGTGCGTGGACGCCCTGAACGGCATGCCCGGCGTGCTGTCGGCGCGCTGGTCGGGGCGACTCGGCTCCGCCACCGGCGACAAGGACCGCGCCAACCTCGACCTGGTGCTCGACCAGATCGCCGACGTCGCGCCCGAGCTGCGCCGCGCCCACTTCGCCTGCGCGGCGGCGCTCGTGCTGCCGACCGGTGAGGAACGCGTCGTCGAGGGCAGGATGACCGGCCACCTGATCGACGCTCCACGGGGTACGGGCGGCTTCGGCTACGACCCGATCTTCGTTCCGGACGGGGAGACCCGGACCACGGCGGAGATGTTCCCTGAGGAGAAGGACGCCGTCAGCCACCGGGGCAAGGCGTTCCGGGCCCTCGCGGCGGTGCTGCCCGAGGTGCTCGGCCTCCGCTCCGAGTGA
- a CDS encoding 50S ribosomal protein L7/L12: MSPTTLMVLIAVPFGVLMLSFIAMTVVAGRSVGASRRAPKDVAERPRILPLSPETYAEVTALIGEGKLIPAIKLVRKETGLGLKEAKDYTEAIRDGRVAPPAPIGPPGMLSDRVRGFLRAGDRDAAVALVQAETGMSRPEATRFVEALD; this comes from the coding sequence ATGTCTCCGACCACCCTCATGGTGCTGATCGCCGTTCCCTTCGGTGTGCTGATGCTGAGCTTCATCGCCATGACCGTGGTGGCCGGCCGCTCGGTCGGCGCCTCCCGCCGCGCGCCGAAGGACGTCGCGGAGCGGCCGAGGATCCTCCCCTTGTCCCCCGAGACGTACGCCGAGGTGACGGCGTTGATCGGCGAGGGCAAGCTGATCCCGGCGATCAAGCTCGTCCGCAAGGAGACCGGGCTCGGCCTCAAGGAGGCCAAGGACTACACGGAGGCCATCCGCGACGGCAGGGTCGCGCCGCCCGCGCCCATCGGCCCCCCGGGAATGCTGTCGGACCGGGTCCGCGGGTTCCTGCGCGCGGGCGATCGGGACGCGGCCGTCGCCCTGGTCCAGGCCGAGACCGGGATGAGCCGTCCGGAGGCGACGCGGTTCGTGGAGGCGCTGGACTGA
- a CDS encoding MEDS domain-containing protein, translated as MRRPVGELRPGDHAWLAFGDADERCHVLGSFVARGLAGADKVIVLRGPGGAEPPGVGGRVTLLALDEIEPERLAATLEAEISAAVDAGYRGVRVAADLTWTLGRGNGLRLLLECERQIDRAVGASTAAIAICQVDRGCGAAALDALADAHAVTVTADPAFEDSVLRIDRTFRPVGLAVGGQLDAARHAVFSEALTSTMARANGDPVHLDLAGLEFIDLGALTMLADAAARCRGPVVLDRMPARLRAIIEVVGWDALPGLRLGTPESGR; from the coding sequence GTGCGGAGACCTGTCGGCGAACTGCGGCCCGGCGATCATGCCTGGCTGGCGTTCGGCGACGCGGATGAGCGGTGTCATGTGCTGGGGTCGTTCGTGGCCCGCGGCCTCGCCGGTGCGGACAAGGTGATCGTGCTGCGCGGGCCCGGCGGCGCCGAGCCGCCCGGCGTGGGCGGCAGGGTGACCCTCCTGGCGCTCGACGAGATCGAGCCCGAGCGGCTCGCGGCGACGCTGGAGGCGGAGATCTCCGCGGCGGTGGACGCGGGGTACCGGGGTGTGCGGGTGGCCGCGGACCTGACCTGGACGCTGGGCCGCGGGAACGGGCTCCGGCTGCTGCTGGAGTGCGAGCGGCAGATCGACCGCGCGGTCGGGGCCAGCACGGCGGCGATCGCGATCTGCCAGGTCGACCGGGGGTGCGGGGCAGCGGCGTTGGACGCGCTGGCGGACGCGCACGCGGTCACGGTGACCGCGGACCCCGCCTTCGAGGACTCGGTGCTGCGCATCGACCGGACGTTCCGGCCGGTCGGGCTGGCGGTCGGCGGGCAGTTGGACGCGGCGCGGCACGCGGTGTTCAGCGAGGCGCTGACCTCGACGATGGCCCGCGCCAACGGCGATCCCGTGCATCTGGACCTGGCGGGCCTGGAGTTCATCGACCTGGGCGCGCTGACCATGCTCGCCGACGCCGCGGCGCGGTGCCGGGGGCCGGTGGTGCTGGATCGGATGCCCGCGAGGCTCCGCGCGATCATCGAGGTGGTCGGCTGGGACGCGCTGCCCGGGCTGCGGCTCGGCACCCCGGAGTCGGGGCGCTGA
- the bcp gene encoding thioredoxin-dependent thiol peroxidase: protein MSERLQPGDVAPEFELPDADGDPVSLASLRGKRVILYFYPAAMTPGCTKESVDFRDSVPDLEAANVTVVGVSPDKPAKLAKFRDQEGLTFPLLSDTDTTVLRAYGAYGEKKLYGKVIVGVIRSTFIIDAEGKVEKAYYNVKATGHVARLRKDLGL from the coding sequence GTGTCCGAGCGGCTGCAGCCCGGCGACGTCGCCCCCGAGTTCGAGCTCCCCGACGCCGACGGCGATCCGGTGTCCCTCGCCTCGCTGCGCGGCAAGCGCGTGATCCTCTACTTCTACCCGGCGGCGATGACCCCCGGATGCACCAAGGAGTCGGTGGACTTCCGCGACAGCGTTCCCGACCTCGAGGCCGCGAACGTCACCGTCGTGGGCGTCTCCCCCGACAAACCCGCCAAGCTCGCCAAGTTCCGCGACCAGGAAGGGCTGACCTTCCCGCTCCTCTCCGACACCGACACCACCGTCTTGCGGGCGTACGGCGCGTACGGGGAGAAGAAGCTCTACGGCAAGGTCATCGTGGGCGTCATCCGCTCCACCTTCATCATCGACGCCGAAGGCAAGGTCGAGAAGGCCTATTACAACGTGAAGGCCACCGGCCACGTCGCCCGCCTCCGCAAAGACCTCGGCCTTTAG
- a CDS encoding DUF3618 domain-containing protein: MADRARDPEALEKEIERTRQELARTIDALADRVNPRNVAQRGVARLKEEAGQVAATVGAMVVPVEGEDGEPGEVDRRVIVAAAGAVVVVTMLVLLRRSRKNRD, encoded by the coding sequence ATGGCTGACAGAGCCCGCGATCCGGAGGCGCTGGAAAAGGAGATCGAGCGCACCAGGCAGGAACTGGCGCGCACCATCGACGCGCTGGCGGACCGGGTCAACCCCCGCAACGTGGCACAGCGCGGCGTCGCACGGCTGAAGGAGGAGGCCGGCCAGGTCGCCGCCACCGTCGGCGCCATGGTGGTCCCGGTCGAGGGCGAGGACGGCGAACCGGGCGAGGTCGACCGCCGCGTGATCGTGGCGGCGGCCGGCGCGGTCGTCGTGGTCACGATGCTGGTCCTCCTGCGCCGAAGCCGCAAGAACCGCGACTGA
- a CDS encoding carbohydrate kinase family protein — protein sequence MTILDGQTPMAAPGPAAPPEPHYDDPCGERGRARRRLRAGGEGAGDPGPPGLDVFLAGRVFMDMIFTGLPGLPPPGTELVTDGLGSAPGGIANIAVAMSRLGLRTGLATAIGDDMFGAYLWRTLSEQEGVDLSWSRRPVGWPTPVTVSMAYDSDRSMVTYARPMPPPADDLVAAPPRASTCFIDLDRPIPAWALTMRAEGSLVFADVGWDPTETWSTDVLDRLGEVDVFLPNAVEAMAYTRTRTPEAALDALSSRSPVVVVKQGSRGAIAVDSTTGERAAAPALPVEALDTTGAGDVFAAGFVFGTLAGWPLLQRLRFANLCAGLSVRHHSGSLGAPCWGEIATFGESAEVAPEILADYAFVVPYIPEAELDSGPDAVTRAQPTLR from the coding sequence ATGACGATCCTCGACGGGCAGACGCCGATGGCCGCACCCGGTCCGGCGGCTCCGCCGGAGCCGCACTACGACGACCCCTGCGGCGAGCGCGGCCGGGCGCGTCGGCGGCTGCGCGCCGGCGGGGAGGGCGCGGGCGACCCCGGTCCGCCCGGCCTGGACGTGTTCCTGGCCGGCCGCGTCTTCATGGACATGATCTTCACGGGGCTCCCCGGCCTGCCGCCGCCCGGCACCGAGCTGGTCACCGACGGCCTCGGCTCGGCGCCCGGCGGCATCGCCAACATCGCCGTGGCGATGAGCCGGCTCGGGCTCCGCACCGGGCTGGCCACGGCGATCGGCGACGACATGTTCGGCGCCTACCTGTGGCGCACGCTGTCCGAGCAGGAGGGTGTCGACCTGAGCTGGTCCCGACGGCCCGTCGGATGGCCCACCCCGGTGACGGTCTCGATGGCCTACGACTCCGACCGGAGCATGGTCACCTACGCCCGGCCCATGCCGCCGCCCGCCGATGACCTGGTCGCCGCCCCACCGCGCGCCTCGACCTGCTTCATCGACCTCGACCGCCCGATCCCGGCGTGGGCCCTGACGATGCGGGCCGAGGGCTCCCTGGTCTTCGCCGACGTCGGCTGGGACCCCACCGAGACCTGGTCCACCGACGTGCTCGACCGGCTCGGCGAGGTCGACGTCTTCCTGCCCAACGCGGTCGAGGCGATGGCCTACACCCGCACCCGCACCCCCGAGGCCGCCCTGGACGCCCTGTCCTCGCGCTCCCCCGTCGTGGTCGTCAAGCAGGGCTCACGCGGCGCCATCGCCGTCGACTCCACCACCGGCGAACGGGCCGCGGCCCCCGCCCTCCCCGTCGAGGCCCTCGACACCACCGGGGCCGGCGACGTCTTCGCGGCCGGCTTCGTCTTCGGCACCCTCGCGGGCTGGCCCCTCCTGCAACGGCTGCGCTTCGCCAACCTGTGCGCCGGGCTCTCCGTCCGCCACCACAGCGGCTCCCTGGGCGCCCCCTGCTGGGGCGAGATCGCCACCTTCGGCGAGTCCGCCGAGGTCGCCCCGGAGATCCTGGCCGACTACGCGTTCGTGGTCCCCTACATCCCCGAGGCCGAACTCGACAGCGGCCCCGACGCCGTGACCCGCGCCCAACCCACCCTGCGCTAG
- a CDS encoding SIMPL domain-containing protein, producing the protein MSDAPVISVRGEAVLEADAEIAVLTATVQSKDHDRRRALDDLVARNRACLELIKSYGDTLEKVETGAVTITPVLKYRRREGDVHYYQGTVWIRITVVDFAVLGELITRLADGERISVDGPQWALRRDSEVYAEAARQAVGQAVERARGYAQALGCRLTGLVELADEGLNDHGGATLFSAQMASGAAMAGESEPEPIALEAAKQMVVATVKARFTTSQPEL; encoded by the coding sequence ATGAGCGATGCTCCCGTGATCAGTGTGCGCGGCGAGGCGGTCCTGGAGGCCGACGCCGAGATCGCCGTCCTGACCGCCACCGTCCAGTCCAAGGACCACGACCGCCGCCGCGCCCTCGATGACCTGGTGGCCCGCAACCGTGCCTGCCTGGAGCTGATCAAGTCGTACGGAGACACCCTCGAGAAGGTCGAGACCGGCGCGGTCACCATCACCCCGGTGCTCAAGTACCGGCGCCGCGAGGGCGACGTCCACTACTACCAGGGCACCGTCTGGATCAGGATCACGGTGGTCGACTTCGCCGTGTTGGGGGAGCTGATCACCCGGCTCGCCGACGGCGAGCGCATCAGCGTCGACGGCCCCCAGTGGGCGCTCCGACGCGACAGCGAGGTGTACGCCGAGGCCGCCCGACAGGCCGTCGGCCAGGCCGTCGAACGGGCCCGCGGCTACGCCCAGGCCCTCGGCTGCCGGCTCACCGGCCTGGTCGAACTCGCCGACGAGGGCCTCAACGACCACGGCGGCGCCACCCTCTTCTCCGCGCAGATGGCGAGCGGGGCCGCGATGGCCGGGGAGAGCGAACCGGAGCCCATCGCCCTGGAGGCGGCGAAGCAGATGGTCGTGGCGACCGTCAAGGCACGCTTCACCACGAGCCAACCCGAACTGTGA
- a CDS encoding amino acid deaminase/aldolase: MNLRTRYDSATAALEAPFAIVDLDAFRANAADLVRRARGKPIRVASKSVRCRALLAETLAMDGFAGIMAFTLPEALWLAEERADDDILVAYPTADATALARLAADPHALATVTVMVDSPDHLELLDRVVPTASGAPVRVCIDIDAGYRAFGGRLRVGARRSPVHSPAKAAELAERIERHPSLHLVGLMAYESQIAGVGDAQPGNPVRARAIRIMQSRSRIELARRRAAIVRAVRTVRPDLEFVNGGGTGSVEKTTAERAVTEIAAGSGLYQPHLFDHYSNFRGMPAALFALPVVRRPGPGVVTCLGGGYLASGPADRLRLPLPYLPEGLSYDSHEGAGEVQTPLLGTAADGLGVGDRVWFRHTKAGELCERFAELHLVEGGTLVRTVPTYRGEGRTFL, encoded by the coding sequence ATGAACCTCCGCACGCGGTACGACTCCGCCACGGCCGCCCTCGAGGCGCCCTTCGCGATCGTCGACCTGGACGCGTTCCGCGCCAACGCGGCCGACCTGGTCCGGCGGGCGAGGGGCAAGCCGATCCGGGTGGCCAGCAAGTCGGTCCGCTGCCGCGCCCTGCTGGCGGAGACGCTGGCCATGGACGGCTTCGCCGGGATCATGGCGTTCACCCTGCCGGAGGCGCTCTGGCTGGCGGAGGAACGCGCCGACGACGACATCCTGGTCGCCTACCCGACCGCCGACGCCACCGCGCTCGCGCGACTGGCCGCCGACCCGCACGCCCTCGCCACGGTCACCGTCATGGTCGACTCCCCCGACCACCTGGAGCTCCTCGACCGGGTGGTCCCCACGGCCTCCGGCGCCCCGGTACGGGTCTGCATCGACATCGACGCCGGATACCGCGCCTTCGGCGGGCGGCTGCGCGTCGGAGCCCGCCGCTCCCCCGTCCACAGCCCCGCCAAGGCCGCCGAACTGGCCGAACGGATCGAACGCCACCCCTCCCTGCACCTGGTCGGACTGATGGCGTACGAGTCGCAGATCGCCGGGGTCGGGGACGCGCAGCCCGGCAACCCCGTCCGGGCGCGGGCGATCCGGATCATGCAGTCCCGATCCCGGATCGAGCTGGCCCGCCGCCGCGCCGCCATCGTCCGGGCCGTCCGCACGGTGCGGCCCGACCTGGAGTTCGTCAACGGCGGCGGCACCGGCAGCGTCGAGAAGACCACGGCCGAACGCGCCGTCACCGAGATCGCCGCCGGCTCCGGGCTCTACCAGCCGCACCTGTTCGACCACTACAGCAACTTCCGGGGAATGCCGGCCGCGCTGTTCGCCCTGCCCGTCGTCCGCCGCCCCGGCCCCGGCGTCGTCACCTGTCTCGGCGGCGGCTACCTGGCCTCCGGCCCCGCCGACCGGCTGCGGCTGCCGCTCCCCTACCTGCCCGAGGGCCTGTCGTACGACTCCCACGAGGGCGCCGGCGAGGTGCAGACCCCCCTCCTCGGCACCGCCGCCGACGGGCTCGGCGTCGGCGACCGGGTGTGGTTCCGGCACACGAAGGCGGGCGAGCTGTGCGAACGGTTCGCCGAACTGCACCTGGTGGAGGGCGGGACGCTCGTTCGGACCGTGCCGACCTACCGGGGCGAGGGCCGCACCTTTCTGTGA
- a CDS encoding LLM class flavin-dependent oxidoreductase, which translates to MNALLQSTRFSILDRSRTRRGQDHATALRDTVRFARQAEELGYHRFWVSEHHSVPGVAGSAPTVLAAAVAGATSRIRVGTGGVMLPNHRPLVVAEQFGVLEALHPGRIDMGLGRSVGFTSGIRRALGHDKDDAEDFAAQLAELLGYLRGDQRVHPGVHAWPAEGLLVPPFILATGSGADVAAEFGLPVVTAAAFGEDRMLTALERYRSAFRPSPWSSEPYVIVSGTVAVAETTEAAHRLLVSEAWSSAYSRTRGEFPPLLPAEEVLALEMTDKERAHFASVLRGQIHGTEEEVAVALEGLIDRSGADEILVHTSTYDRADVLDSHRRLARLAGPAAASTATAQAAI; encoded by the coding sequence GTGAATGCTCTCCTGCAGTCCACCAGGTTCTCGATTCTGGACCGTTCGCGCACACGGCGCGGCCAAGACCACGCGACGGCGCTGCGCGACACCGTGCGGTTCGCGCGGCAGGCGGAGGAACTGGGCTATCACCGGTTCTGGGTCTCGGAGCACCACAGCGTCCCGGGTGTCGCGGGTTCGGCGCCGACGGTGCTGGCGGCGGCCGTCGCGGGGGCGACCTCGCGGATCCGCGTGGGCACCGGCGGGGTGATGCTGCCCAACCACCGGCCGCTGGTCGTGGCGGAGCAGTTCGGGGTGCTGGAGGCCCTGCATCCGGGCCGCATCGACATGGGGCTGGGGCGCTCGGTGGGCTTCACCTCGGGCATTCGCCGGGCCTTGGGCCACGACAAGGACGACGCCGAGGACTTCGCCGCCCAGTTGGCGGAGCTGCTCGGCTATCTGCGCGGGGACCAGCGGGTCCATCCGGGCGTCCACGCGTGGCCCGCCGAGGGGCTGCTGGTGCCGCCGTTCATCCTCGCGACGGGGTCGGGCGCGGACGTGGCCGCCGAGTTCGGCCTTCCGGTGGTGACCGCCGCCGCCTTCGGCGAGGACCGGATGCTGACCGCGCTGGAGCGCTACCGCTCCGCGTTCCGCCCCTCGCCGTGGTCGTCGGAGCCGTACGTGATCGTGTCGGGAACGGTCGCGGTGGCCGAGACCACCGAGGCGGCCCACCGGCTGCTGGTCTCGGAGGCGTGGTCGAGCGCCTACTCCCGGACGCGCGGGGAGTTCCCCCCGCTGCTGCCCGCCGAGGAGGTGCTCGCGCTGGAGATGACCGACAAGGAACGGGCGCATTTCGCGTCGGTGCTGCGCGGTCAGATCCACGGCACCGAGGAGGAGGTCGCCGTCGCGCTCGAAGGATTGATCGACCGCAGCGGAGCCGATGAGATCCTGGTACATACCAGTACGTACGACCGTGCCGACGTGCTCGACTCGCACCGCAGACTCGCCCGACTGGCGGGGCCGGCCGCCGCTTCGACCGCCACCGCCCAGGCTGCAATATGA
- the purU gene encoding formyltetrahydrofolate deformylase, translated as MSPDHILTLSCPDRPGIVAAVSGLLAERGCNILESQQYGDPATGRFFMRVQFSTEGTTGDALRAALADLAPGFDLDWRLDDATARTRVLIMVSKAGHCLNDLLYRQRSGLLDIDIVAVASNHPDLRPLTQSYGIDYHHLPIGPGGKGAQETEVLALVEHYDVELVVLARYMQVLSDDLCGRLPGRIINIHHSFLPSFKGARPYHQAHARGVKLIGATAHYVTAALDEGPIIEQEVARVDHTHGPGDLMAVGRDMECLALARAVRWHGEHRVLLNGDKTVVFR; from the coding sequence GTGAGCCCCGACCACATCCTGACGCTGTCGTGCCCCGATCGGCCCGGCATCGTCGCCGCCGTCTCCGGCCTGTTGGCCGAGCGCGGGTGCAACATCCTGGAGAGCCAGCAGTACGGCGACCCCGCCACCGGCCGTTTCTTCATGCGGGTGCAGTTCTCCACCGAAGGGACCACCGGCGACGCGCTGCGCGCGGCGCTGGCCGACCTGGCCCCCGGCTTCGACCTCGACTGGCGGCTGGACGACGCGACCGCCCGGACGCGTGTGCTGATCATGGTCTCGAAGGCGGGCCACTGCCTCAACGACCTGCTGTACCGGCAGCGGTCCGGGCTGCTGGACATCGACATCGTGGCGGTCGCCTCCAACCATCCGGACCTGCGCCCGCTGACCCAGTCGTACGGCATCGACTACCACCACCTCCCGATCGGTCCCGGCGGCAAGGGCGCGCAGGAGACCGAGGTCCTCGCGCTGGTGGAGCATTACGACGTGGAGCTGGTGGTGCTCGCCCGCTACATGCAGGTGCTGTCGGACGACCTGTGCGGCCGGCTGCCCGGCAGGATCATCAACATCCACCACTCGTTCCTGCCGAGCTTCAAGGGCGCCCGGCCGTACCACCAGGCGCACGCCCGGGGGGTCAAGCTGATCGGGGCCACCGCGCACTACGTCACCGCCGCCCTCGACGAGGGGCCGATCATCGAGCAGGAGGTGGCGCGGGTCGACCACACCCACGGCCCCGGCGACCTGATGGCGGTCGGTCGGGACATGGAGTGCCTGGCGCTGGCCCGTGCCGTGCGCTGGCACGGCGAGCACCGCGTCCTGCTGAACGGCGACAAGACCGTCGTCTTCCGCTGA
- a CDS encoding Asp23/Gls24 family envelope stress response protein, whose amino-acid sequence MTKERDGEHGQGSTATAPTGPQGDRRPGQGRDLEGQGKGELVTSTGRTTIVDGVVSKVAGKAAREIGGVYAMGAGMGRTFGSMKERLPGMSKNVAQGVDVEVGERQAAVDIDLVVEYGVSIPDLAGAVRENVIRSVQHMCGLEVVEVNVTVDDIHLPDEDGDGDDQGGGRDRRQEHSEHREQRESRVQ is encoded by the coding sequence ATGACGAAGGAGCGGGACGGCGAGCACGGCCAGGGGTCGACCGCCACCGCTCCGACCGGGCCGCAGGGTGACCGCAGACCGGGCCAGGGCCGTGACCTGGAGGGCCAGGGCAAGGGCGAGCTGGTCACCTCGACCGGCCGCACCACCATCGTGGACGGCGTCGTCTCCAAGGTCGCCGGGAAGGCCGCCCGGGAGATCGGCGGCGTCTACGCCATGGGCGCGGGCATGGGTCGGACCTTCGGCTCGATGAAGGAACGGCTCCCGGGGATGAGCAAGAACGTGGCCCAGGGGGTCGACGTCGAGGTCGGCGAGCGACAGGCCGCCGTGGACATCGACCTGGTGGTCGAGTACGGGGTGTCCATCCCCGACCTGGCCGGCGCCGTCCGGGAGAACGTGATCAGGTCCGTCCAGCACATGTGCGGGCTGGAGGTCGTCGAGGTCAACGTGACCGTCGACGACATCCACCTGCCGGACGAGGACGGCGACGGCGACGACCAGGGCGGCGGCCGGGACCGGCGCCAGGAGCACTCCGAGCACCGCGAGCAGCGGGAGTCCCGGGTCCAATGA
- a CDS encoding Asp23/Gls24 family envelope stress response protein yields MSPGRLTSDHGVTTIADRVVAGIASRAAAEIEEAGGAQRSVLGIRMGTARRARARATLDGAMVTARVELSVQYPTSVLTVTRQARERIRDRVESLTGLKVSHIDIDVTTLRPPEPRKVARVR; encoded by the coding sequence ATGAGCCCTGGCCGCCTCACGTCCGACCACGGCGTGACGACGATCGCGGATCGGGTGGTGGCCGGGATCGCCTCCAGGGCCGCCGCCGAGATCGAGGAGGCGGGCGGTGCTCAGCGCAGCGTCCTGGGCATCCGGATGGGCACGGCGCGCCGGGCCCGCGCCCGCGCGACGCTGGACGGGGCGATGGTGACGGCCCGCGTGGAGCTCTCGGTGCAGTACCCCACGTCCGTCCTGACGGTGACCCGGCAGGCCCGTGAACGGATCCGGGACCGGGTGGAAAGCCTCACCGGGTTGAAGGTGAGCCATATCGACATCGACGTGACCACGTTGCGTCCGCCGGAGCCGAGGAAGGTGGCGAGAGTCCGATGA